A stretch of the Duncaniella dubosii genome encodes the following:
- a CDS encoding histidine-type phosphatase, translated as MKNLFSSVIALMLLGVPGVISAQAQRSKEFKDKYQLKEAVVLSRHNIRSPLSDSKSVLGRMTPHKWTEWSAGKSELTSRGGVLETMMGQYFRKWLVDAGMFPENYVPTADDINVIANSMQRCIATAQYFSSGFMPVGGIKVNHRYTPSKMDPLFNPQLTKVSPEFVKEAMAQINAMGGKKGIVGINEAIAPDYALMTEVLDVKDSPMAKSGDPKLKALDNYNTEIVLEKWAEPSMKSGSALKELNSASDAFILQYYEEPDSMKAAFGHNLTREDWAKLAHVKDTYQDVLFTAPIVAANVANPLIKYMYDELRSPDRKFTFLVGHDSNLSSVATALGIEEYELPEAIEKKTPIGSKIVIEKFVGPDGEEYADINIVYQSVDQLRDMELLDLNNPPQIYPLSFKGLSKNADGLYKMSDVASRFEQALKAYEAIP; from the coding sequence ATGAAAAATTTATTTTCATCAGTCATCGCATTGATGCTGCTTGGCGTTCCCGGCGTGATTTCTGCCCAGGCCCAGCGCAGCAAGGAATTCAAAGACAAGTACCAGCTCAAAGAAGCTGTGGTGTTGAGCCGTCACAATATCCGTTCTCCTTTATCGGACAGTAAGAGTGTCCTTGGTCGCATGACTCCTCACAAATGGACTGAATGGAGCGCCGGTAAAAGCGAGCTGACATCGCGCGGCGGTGTGCTTGAGACCATGATGGGGCAATATTTCCGCAAATGGCTTGTGGACGCAGGCATGTTTCCTGAAAACTATGTCCCGACGGCTGATGATATAAACGTGATTGCAAATTCGATGCAGCGTTGTATCGCTACTGCCCAGTATTTTTCGTCGGGTTTCATGCCGGTCGGCGGAATCAAGGTCAATCATCGTTACACTCCAAGCAAGATGGATCCGCTTTTCAATCCGCAGCTGACAAAAGTCAGTCCTGAATTTGTCAAGGAAGCTATGGCGCAGATAAATGCGATGGGCGGAAAGAAAGGTATAGTAGGCATTAACGAGGCCATCGCTCCGGACTATGCTCTTATGACCGAGGTGCTTGACGTGAAGGATTCGCCTATGGCAAAAAGCGGTGATCCGAAACTGAAGGCTCTTGATAATTATAATACGGAAATCGTGCTTGAAAAATGGGCAGAGCCTTCGATGAAATCCGGGTCGGCGCTCAAGGAACTTAATTCGGCGAGTGATGCGTTCATACTTCAATATTATGAGGAACCGGACAGCATGAAAGCCGCATTCGGCCATAACCTCACCCGAGAGGACTGGGCTAAGCTCGCACATGTCAAGGATACATATCAGGACGTATTGTTCACCGCCCCGATAGTCGCCGCCAACGTGGCGAATCCTCTGATTAAGTATATGTATGACGAATTGCGTTCGCCTGACCGCAAATTCACGTTCCTTGTCGGACACGACAGCAATCTTTCGAGTGTGGCGACAGCTCTTGGGATTGAGGAATATGAATTGCCGGAGGCTATTGAAAAGAAAACGCCCATCGGATCAAAGATCGTCATAGAGAAATTCGTAGGCCCTGACGGAGAAGAGTATGCGGATATAAATATCGTCTATCAGTCGGTTGACCAGCTGCGTGATATGGAGCTGCTTGACCTTAATAATCCTCCGCAGATTTATCCTCTGTCGTTCAAAGGATTGTCAAAAAATGCCGATGGCTTGTATAAGATGTCGGATGTGGCATCGAGATTCGAACAAGCCTTGAAGGCATACGAGGCTATTCCTTAA
- a CDS encoding nitrilase-related carbon-nitrogen hydrolase: MKICAIPFDIAYADVENNLISVAHQLNQVELDTDIAVLPELFTTAFIPDEKTVTEKAEPVDGHTVDTLRRWAQYFGFAIAGSFLATDGKGQYFNRAFFVEPMGDITFSDKRHLFPLSSENTVYTPGHALPPTIRFRGWNIKIVVCYDLRFPVWTRNQPDNLYDLLIVPSNWPISRVKPYKTLLSARAIENQIYTIGCNRTGVDKYGDYTTGMSSIFDNLGEDIKETRRNGHIYALLDLTNLKEGRERFPAYRSSDHFSIDLTPAR, translated from the coding sequence ATGAAAATCTGTGCAATTCCATTTGACATAGCTTATGCCGATGTCGAGAACAACCTGATATCAGTTGCCCATCAGCTCAATCAGGTCGAACTAGACACCGATATAGCAGTGCTGCCTGAATTGTTTACCACAGCTTTTATTCCTGATGAAAAAACCGTTACAGAAAAAGCTGAACCCGTTGACGGCCACACCGTCGATACCCTCAGACGCTGGGCGCAATATTTCGGATTCGCAATCGCCGGAAGCTTCCTTGCAACCGACGGAAAAGGACAATATTTCAACCGCGCGTTTTTTGTAGAACCGATGGGCGACATTACATTTTCAGACAAGCGGCATCTTTTCCCACTCTCATCTGAAAACACAGTCTACACCCCCGGACATGCACTGCCCCCTACCATCCGATTCCGCGGATGGAACATAAAGATTGTCGTCTGCTACGACCTGCGCTTCCCCGTGTGGACGCGCAATCAACCCGACAACCTCTACGACCTGCTAATTGTACCATCCAACTGGCCGATTTCACGCGTCAAGCCCTACAAAACCCTCCTGAGCGCACGCGCAATCGAAAATCAGATATATACCATAGGTTGCAATCGCACAGGAGTTGACAAATATGGCGATTACACCACCGGCATGTCTTCAATTTTCGACAACCTTGGCGAGGATATAAAGGAAACCCGTCGCAACGGCCACATCTATGCACTGCTCGACCTCACAAACCTCAAGGAAGGACGCGAACGCTTCCCTGCATATCGCTCCTCTGACCATTTCTCTATTGACCTGACACCGGCTCGCTGA
- the thrC gene encoding threonine synthase: protein MQFYSTNGQSPHASLEEAVMTGLAPDGGLYMPERIPVIPRAFFNNIGEMSVSDIAYIVATTVLGDIIDASELKQIVFDTFSFEIPLHRIDSDIYALELFHGPTLAFKDVGARFLARIISHFSHPGSKAVNVLVATSGDSGGAVAAGFHKVPGVNVFVLYPERGLTAVQRHQFTSLGDNVYPIEIMGTFDDCQRLVKEAFVDKLLREEMHITSANSINVCRLLPQMFYYYYGYSQLLRNEDVAPADGAVISVPCGNLGNLTAGLLAMRMGLPVKRFVVANNINDSFTRYLAGEDFEPKKPQRTVACAMDVGNPSNFSRILDLYNGDRDSISRDMKGYALSDEKIISAMKDVYSRHGYLMDPHGATAYEALRENLAPGEKGIFLATAHPSKFPEAVRRATGTAPQSIIAATTGNPDIHHDTPRITPSLLALKKVLLSAL from the coding sequence ATGCAATTCTATAGCACAAACGGACAGAGCCCACATGCTTCGCTCGAAGAAGCGGTGATGACCGGGCTCGCACCCGACGGAGGGCTTTACATGCCTGAGAGAATCCCGGTCATACCGCGTGCTTTTTTCAACAATATAGGCGAAATGTCAGTCAGTGACATCGCATACATAGTGGCAACTACAGTCCTCGGCGATATAATCGACGCATCTGAGCTGAAACAGATTGTCTTTGACACTTTTTCATTCGAAATTCCGCTCCACAGGATTGATTCCGACATCTACGCGCTCGAACTTTTCCACGGGCCGACACTCGCATTCAAGGATGTCGGCGCACGCTTTCTCGCACGCATCATCAGCCACTTCTCCCATCCGGGGAGCAAGGCTGTCAACGTTCTTGTCGCGACATCAGGCGATTCGGGAGGAGCGGTAGCCGCCGGTTTCCATAAAGTCCCGGGAGTCAATGTATTCGTCCTGTATCCAGAACGAGGGCTCACCGCAGTCCAGCGTCATCAGTTCACATCGCTCGGCGACAACGTATATCCGATTGAAATCATGGGTACTTTCGATGACTGTCAACGCTTGGTAAAGGAGGCTTTCGTCGACAAGCTGCTGCGCGAGGAAATGCACATCACTTCGGCTAACTCAATCAACGTATGCCGTCTTCTACCACAGATGTTCTATTATTATTATGGTTACAGCCAGCTGCTCAGAAACGAGGACGTCGCACCAGCCGACGGAGCTGTTATTTCTGTCCCATGCGGTAATCTTGGCAATCTTACCGCAGGCTTGCTTGCTATGAGAATGGGGCTTCCGGTCAAAAGGTTCGTAGTCGCCAACAATATCAACGATTCTTTCACCAGATACCTTGCGGGAGAGGATTTTGAACCTAAAAAGCCGCAGCGGACCGTAGCATGTGCGATGGATGTGGGCAACCCCTCGAATTTTTCACGCATACTTGACCTCTATAATGGAGACAGAGACTCAATCAGCCGAGACATGAAGGGATATGCACTTTCAGATGAGAAAATAATCTCAGCAATGAAAGATGTCTATTCTCGCCACGGCTATCTGATGGATCCTCATGGAGCAACCGCCTATGAGGCACTGCGCGAAAATCTTGCTCCCGGCGAAAAAGGTATTTTCCTTGCGACCGCCCATCCGTCAAAATTCCCTGAGGCGGTCAGAAGAGCAACAGGCACAGCGCCCCAAAGCATAATTGCTGCCACGACAGGCAATCCGGATATTCACCACGACACTCCACGGATAACCCCGTCGCTTCTTGCACTGAAAAAAGTTCTGCTTTCTGCCTTATAA
- the pth gene encoding aminoacyl-tRNA hydrolase produces MKYLIVGLGNIGPEYAMTRHNAGFRVADALAESGGATFSTERYGDIARMRVKNAQLVILKPSTYMNLSGNAVRYWKEKEGIENGQILIVVDDCALPFGAIRIKPRGSDAGHNGLKNIAQMLETQDYPRLKFGIGNDFPRGTQIDYVLGRFSDDEEKAMGARIELAVDAIKTFCLAGIQTAMNTYNNK; encoded by the coding sequence ATGAAATATCTAATTGTCGGTCTCGGGAACATCGGTCCGGAATATGCGATGACCCGTCATAATGCCGGGTTCCGGGTCGCTGATGCTCTTGCCGAGAGCGGAGGTGCGACGTTTTCCACAGAACGCTATGGCGATATAGCCCGTATGAGGGTGAAAAACGCTCAGCTTGTGATTCTGAAGCCTTCGACCTACATGAATCTTTCTGGCAACGCCGTGAGATACTGGAAGGAAAAAGAGGGCATTGAAAACGGACAGATTCTGATTGTCGTGGATGACTGTGCTCTGCCTTTCGGGGCGATCCGTATCAAGCCGCGAGGTAGTGATGCGGGGCATAACGGACTGAAAAATATCGCACAGATGCTTGAAACTCAGGATTATCCGCGGCTTAAATTCGGCATCGGTAACGATTTTCCGCGAGGTACGCAGATTGACTATGTGCTCGGCCGTTTTTCAGATGATGAAGAGAAGGCTATGGGCGCACGTATCGAGCTTGCAGTCGATGCCATCAAGACTTTTTGTCTCGCAGGCATCCAGACAGCCATGAACACTTATAACAATAAATAA
- a CDS encoding dipeptidase, with protein sequence MKLHRTIIIFSAVCCNIAAFACTNFIAGRKATTDGSVMVTYADDSYTRFGYLFHSPRGKHAPGTMRQVIDWGDNSPRGEIPQASETYNVVGNMNEHQLVIGETTWGGHKELADTTGVSLLDYGSLIYITLERCKTAREAIRTMADLVEKYGYASTGETFSIADKNEAWIMEMIGKGAEKGAVWIAVRVPDDAICAHANEPRIRKVDYKDSDNVMYAKDLIPFARRHGYFTGKDKDFSFADAFENHDAAKRRSCDARVWSFFRRFASSAEDKAWFEWVNADSDEPMPLFIIPDRKLSLQDMQERMRDHYEDTPYEMTSDPGAGPYKAPQRNRPMRYEVDGKKYTHERPVATQQTAWHFVSQSRADMPDPIGGVLWFGTDDANTSVYMPFYCSMTKVPEEVRPGNGDLYTFSPTANFWVNNWVANQAYGKYNLMIDDIRKVQGSLENKFTASRPEFEAELLKLYRAGDTPALEARVNADGASIAKEATDAYRDLALFLLVRYLDGGRKKIDENGDFARNPHGKPLSPESPGFSEDFYRLIVEKAGDRLLLK encoded by the coding sequence ATGAAACTTCACCGGACTATAATCATTTTTTCAGCTGTCTGCTGCAATATCGCAGCCTTTGCCTGTACCAATTTTATCGCAGGCCGCAAAGCTACGACCGACGGGTCGGTCATGGTTACATATGCCGATGATTCCTACACCCGTTTCGGCTACCTTTTCCACTCTCCGCGCGGCAAGCACGCGCCCGGTACTATGCGGCAGGTGATAGACTGGGGTGACAACTCGCCTCGTGGCGAGATTCCTCAGGCATCCGAGACATACAATGTCGTCGGAAACATGAATGAACACCAGCTCGTGATAGGCGAGACTACATGGGGCGGTCATAAGGAACTTGCCGACACTACCGGCGTTTCTTTGCTTGACTATGGATCTTTGATTTATATTACTCTCGAACGTTGCAAGACAGCCCGCGAAGCAATCAGGACAATGGCCGATCTGGTGGAGAAATACGGTTATGCCAGCACCGGCGAGACTTTTTCCATCGCTGACAAGAATGAGGCATGGATTATGGAAATGATTGGTAAGGGGGCAGAGAAAGGTGCTGTCTGGATTGCTGTCCGTGTTCCTGACGATGCTATTTGCGCTCATGCCAACGAACCGCGCATACGCAAGGTCGATTATAAGGATAGCGACAATGTGATGTATGCCAAAGACCTTATTCCGTTTGCCCGCAGGCACGGTTATTTCACCGGCAAAGATAAGGATTTTTCGTTCGCCGACGCTTTTGAAAACCACGATGCAGCCAAACGTCGTTCTTGTGATGCACGCGTATGGAGCTTTTTCCGTCGTTTCGCCTCATCAGCTGAGGATAAGGCTTGGTTTGAATGGGTCAACGCCGACAGCGATGAGCCTATGCCTCTGTTTATCATTCCCGACCGCAAGCTGTCGCTTCAGGATATGCAGGAGCGCATGAGAGACCACTATGAAGATACACCCTACGAAATGACTTCCGATCCCGGTGCCGGGCCATATAAGGCTCCTCAGCGCAATCGCCCGATGCGCTATGAGGTCGACGGTAAGAAATATACTCATGAGCGCCCTGTCGCAACCCAGCAGACAGCATGGCACTTCGTCAGCCAGAGCCGTGCTGATATGCCTGATCCAATAGGCGGTGTCCTTTGGTTCGGTACGGACGATGCCAACACATCTGTCTATATGCCTTTTTATTGTTCAATGACAAAAGTGCCCGAAGAAGTGCGTCCGGGCAACGGAGACCTCTACACGTTCTCTCCGACAGCCAATTTCTGGGTGAACAACTGGGTGGCGAATCAGGCTTACGGTAAATACAATCTTATGATTGATGATATTCGTAAGGTTCAGGGTTCGCTCGAAAACAAGTTTACTGCCTCACGCCCGGAATTCGAGGCCGAATTGTTGAAATTGTATCGAGCCGGAGACACTCCGGCGCTTGAGGCTCGTGTCAATGCCGACGGTGCTTCGATTGCCAAGGAGGCTACGGACGCCTATAGGGATCTCGCGCTTTTTCTTCTTGTCAGATACCTTGACGGCGGACGCAAAAAGATAGACGAAAATGGCGATTTTGCACGTAATCCTCATGGCAAGCCGCTCTCTCCGGAATCCCCCGGATTTTCCGAGGACTTCTATCGTCTCATTGTCGAAAAGGCAGGCGACCGCCTTCTTCTTAAATAA
- a CDS encoding RNA-binding S4 domain-containing protein, with the protein MNEVRVDKWLWAMRVFKTRTVATEACKKGRVFIGNTVAKPSRTIKVGDIVNVRKPPVTYSFRVLALAQNRLGAKLVPEYMENITPKSELDLLEVVKISGFIDRRKGLGRPTKREGRDLAQFTESMSDGWDMDFLDDEDDE; encoded by the coding sequence ATGAATGAAGTAAGAGTTGACAAATGGCTGTGGGCCATGCGTGTTTTTAAGACACGTACTGTGGCGACAGAGGCATGCAAGAAAGGGCGTGTTTTTATTGGCAACACCGTCGCCAAGCCGTCGCGCACGATAAAGGTTGGCGATATTGTTAATGTCCGAAAACCGCCGGTGACTTATTCATTCAGGGTTCTTGCATTGGCTCAGAACCGTCTCGGAGCAAAGCTTGTGCCGGAGTATATGGAAAACATTACTCCTAAGAGTGAGCTTGATTTGCTTGAAGTCGTTAAGATTTCCGGTTTTATCGACCGTCGCAAGGGACTTGGACGTCCTACGAAACGAGAAGGCCGCGATCTTGCCCAGTTTACCGAATCGATGTCTGACGGTTGGGATATGGATTTCCTCGATGACGAGGACGACGAGTGA
- a CDS encoding 50S ribosomal protein L25/general stress protein Ctc — protein sequence MKTFQLTAEPRTGLGKKAAKAIRKENKIPVVLNGGEIINLPYDKELKAGEKIVEIGNDKGLITTDLVVSQDAVRKLVYTPDIYAIELTVNGETRMAVLKDIQFHPVKDTIMHIDLLEVNDKKPVAIEVPVKLEGHAEGVKAGGKLTLSMKKIRVKAVYTEIPERVVINVDHLGLGKTLQIGELHFEGLELMNAKNAVVCAVQLTRAARGAQANANS from the coding sequence ATGAAGACATTTCAACTGACCGCCGAACCCCGTACCGGTCTCGGCAAGAAGGCTGCCAAGGCTATCCGCAAGGAAAACAAAATCCCCGTAGTGCTCAATGGTGGCGAAATCATCAACCTTCCTTATGACAAGGAACTCAAGGCCGGTGAAAAAATCGTTGAAATCGGCAACGACAAGGGTCTCATCACAACTGACCTCGTAGTCTCGCAGGACGCTGTGCGCAAGCTCGTGTACACTCCCGATATCTACGCTATCGAACTTACCGTTAACGGTGAAACCCGCATGGCTGTCCTCAAAGATATCCAGTTCCATCCTGTAAAGGACACTATCATGCACATCGACCTTCTCGAAGTTAACGACAAGAAGCCCGTCGCTATTGAAGTTCCCGTTAAGCTCGAAGGCCATGCAGAAGGTGTTAAGGCCGGTGGTAAGCTCACCCTTTCAATGAAGAAAATCCGCGTTAAGGCTGTCTACACCGAGATTCCCGAACGTGTTGTCATCAATGTTGACCACCTCGGCCTTGGCAAGACCCTCCAGATTGGCGAACTACACTTCGAAGGTCTTGAACTTATGAATGCCAAGAACGCCGTTGTCTGCGCCGTTCAGCTCACTCGTGCTGCCCGTGGTGCTCAGGCCAACGCCAATTCATAA
- a CDS encoding 1-acyl-sn-glycerol-3-phosphate acyltransferase, whose amino-acid sequence MSLSKTILRLFGWKVICTVPDYPKSIICVAPHTSNWDFVLGKLAYWSLGRQAGFLIKETWFFFPMNLLFKALGGIPVPRKRRGSSLTEALINRFRSSDKMSVAITPEGTRSRVSEWHTGFLRIAYGADVPIVLGAIQASDKTIHLEKTYHPTGDLEADMAAIKNYYRDFTGIKPENFAV is encoded by the coding sequence ATGTCCCTGAGCAAAACCATATTGCGATTGTTTGGATGGAAAGTCATCTGCACTGTCCCCGATTATCCCAAAAGTATAATCTGTGTAGCTCCCCATACATCCAACTGGGACTTCGTGCTCGGGAAGTTAGCTTATTGGTCTCTCGGACGTCAGGCCGGATTCCTTATCAAAGAGACATGGTTTTTCTTTCCGATGAACCTTCTCTTCAAGGCACTCGGAGGCATTCCCGTCCCGCGAAAACGGCGTGGTTCCTCTCTTACAGAGGCTCTGATCAACAGATTCCGCAGCAGCGATAAAATGTCGGTGGCAATTACCCCTGAAGGTACAAGATCGCGCGTTTCCGAATGGCACACAGGATTCCTACGTATAGCCTATGGTGCAGATGTCCCGATTGTTCTCGGAGCTATTCAGGCAAGCGACAAGACCATCCATCTGGAAAAGACATATCACCCGACAGGTGACCTTGAAGCCGATATGGCTGCTATAAAAAACTATTATCGAGATTTCACAGGCATAAAGCCCGAAAACTTTGCCGTTTGA